In Thermoanaerobaculia bacterium, a genomic segment contains:
- a CDS encoding glycosyltransferase family 2 protein, with product MSRPAELDGRKVVVVMPAYNAAKTLERTLADVPKEWVHEIILVDDASKDGTADLARKLGLKVVVHERNRGYGANQKTCYREALAAGADAVVMVHPDHQYDPRVLPQLVAPILAGESDAVFGSRMLGGRALEGGMPRWKYYANVFLTACANAAFLRYFTEIHSGLRAYSRRYLESVRLEANSDDFIFDTQIIAQGVARGMRFREIPIETRYFDEASQINFRRSTRYGFSILWVLVEFKLRTWGVWKSAIFR from the coding sequence ATGAGCCGCCCCGCCGAGCTCGACGGGCGCAAGGTCGTCGTCGTCATGCCCGCCTACAACGCGGCGAAGACGCTCGAGCGCACGCTCGCCGACGTGCCGAAGGAGTGGGTCCACGAGATCATCCTCGTCGACGACGCCTCGAAGGACGGCACGGCGGATCTCGCGCGGAAGCTCGGCCTGAAGGTCGTCGTCCACGAGCGCAACCGCGGCTACGGCGCCAACCAGAAGACCTGCTACCGAGAGGCGCTCGCCGCCGGCGCCGACGCGGTCGTGATGGTGCACCCCGACCATCAGTACGACCCGCGCGTGCTGCCGCAGCTCGTCGCGCCGATCCTCGCGGGCGAGAGCGACGCCGTCTTCGGCAGCCGGATGCTCGGCGGCCGCGCGCTCGAGGGCGGCATGCCGCGCTGGAAGTACTACGCCAACGTCTTCCTGACGGCGTGCGCGAACGCGGCGTTCCTCCGCTACTTCACGGAGATCCACAGCGGGCTCCGCGCCTACTCGCGCCGCTATCTCGAGTCCGTGCGCCTCGAGGCGAACTCCGACGACTTCATCTTCGACACGCAGATCATCGCTCAGGGCGTCGCGCGCGGGATGCGCTTCCGCGAGATCCCGATCGAGACGCGATACTTCGACGAAGCCTCGCAGATCAACTTTCGGCGCTCGACACGCTACGGCTTCTCGATCCTCTGGGTGCTCGTCGAGTTCAAGCTCCGGACGTGGGGAGTCTGGAAGAGCGCGATCTTCCGGTGA
- a CDS encoding polysaccharide deacetylase family protein: MRIALKVDCDTAEGTRRGIPRLLALFEKKGIRATFFFSLGPDRSGRAALRVFTRKGFLRKMLRSRAPSLYPLRTMLSGTLLPAPIIGKTCRAEIRSVAASGHETGVHAWDHVGWHDGLPRWTAKRVASEYRRLHEEYRAILGSDAHASACPGWTVSEAYLAEREKYPLLYTSDTREGGPFRPRVGGAASAIPEIPSTLPTLDEKLGDPEFRGPDDLRRWFAGAPRGDAVHTIHTEVEGGPYREWFERLLDDWKSRGAEFVAMETFGIEARERLAELPVRTIAAITLPGRAGTVASGW, translated from the coding sequence ATGCGCATTGCGCTGAAAGTCGACTGCGACACCGCGGAAGGGACGCGGCGCGGAATCCCCCGGCTGCTGGCGCTCTTCGAGAAGAAGGGGATCCGCGCGACGTTCTTCTTCTCGCTCGGCCCGGACCGGTCGGGGCGCGCGGCGCTGCGCGTCTTCACGCGAAAGGGGTTCCTCCGGAAGATGCTTCGCTCGCGCGCCCCGTCCCTCTATCCGCTGCGAACGATGCTTTCGGGAACGCTCCTGCCGGCGCCGATAATCGGCAAGACCTGCCGCGCCGAGATTCGATCCGTCGCCGCCTCCGGGCACGAGACGGGCGTGCACGCCTGGGACCACGTGGGCTGGCACGACGGGCTGCCGCGCTGGACGGCGAAGCGGGTCGCGTCGGAATACCGGCGCCTCCACGAGGAGTATCGCGCGATCTTGGGCTCGGACGCGCACGCTTCGGCGTGCCCCGGGTGGACGGTCTCGGAGGCCTATCTCGCCGAGCGGGAGAAGTACCCGCTCCTGTACACGTCCGACACCCGGGAAGGCGGCCCCTTCCGGCCGCGGGTCGGCGGCGCGGCGTCCGCGATCCCGGAGATCCCGTCGACGCTTCCGACGCTCGACGAGAAGCTGGGAGATCCCGAATTCCGAGGGCCCGACGACCTGAGGCGCTGGTTCGCCGGCGCGCCGCGGGGAGACGCCGTCCATACGATCCACACGGAAGTCGAGGGGGGGCCGTACCGGGAGTGGTTCGAACGGCTCCTCGACGACTGGAAGAGCCGCGGAGCGGAGTTCGTCGCGATGGAGACGTTCGGGATCGAGGCGAGGGAGCGACTCGCGGAGCTCCCCGTGCGGACCATCGCGGCGATCACGCTTCCGGGACGCGCCGGAACGGTCGCCTCCGGGTGGTAG